A window of the Hevea brasiliensis isolate MT/VB/25A 57/8 chromosome 6, ASM3005281v1, whole genome shotgun sequence genome harbors these coding sequences:
- the LOC131180583 gene encoding extensin-like, whose product MRPPNLDSPPQETPPPPPIATYKRKIRSKSTRPIASAPPLSKRKEPPTTPMSEPPTKNPKTSASTQAKSPSFSKKQTSVATQSTIYKGRDSKQSLPHSDTAQPAAETEPTAQPETQPVPPVQQHSAEPTPPTQLA is encoded by the exons ATGCGGCCTCCCAACCTcgattcccctccacaagaaaCCCCTCCTCCACCTCCCATAGCCACTTACAAGAGAAAAATCAGGTCGAAATCCACCCGACCCATAGCTTCTGCACCTCCTCTCTCAAAACGTaaagaaccacccaccacccCAATGTCAGAGCCTCCAACTAAAAACCCAaaaacttcagcctccacacaagccaaatcaccctcttTCAGCAAAAAGCAGACATCAGTAGCAACACAG AGTACCATATACAAGGGTAGAGATAGCAAACAAAG tttgccacattCTGACACTGCACAACCAGCAGCAGAAACTGAACCCACTGCACAACCAGAAACACAACCTGTCCCACCAGTCCAACAGCATTCTGCTGAACCTACACCACCCACTCAGCTTGCATAG